Proteins encoded together in one Riemerella anatipestifer window:
- a CDS encoding outer membrane beta-barrel family protein translates to MKKQLILLSLVSSLCVMAQEKGGSKEKRIEEVTITKTKKAVEQKADRTIFDFSEQPQLNSGTALDGIKKLPGLVSSDVAGMLYQGKMLDVFMDGRPLNISSNELNAFLEGMPANSIDRIEIITQPGAEFPATSGGAILNIITSKTAKNYLTATYSGNYSFTNEEKVRSRTNNSVLLNAKNKWFGWQLNVGQNYRESLLRGNTDNITSVFTDRWGRGSFIKAAMTLDIGQDRLLLNYDLNHNNNDARTNSSGIILGVPYERLDETNSLGDRHEFIATYQKKFDDKNKKLDFKFSFNKNDNKFQQENQIFNGVGRSELTLDNLSDARISTFKVDYSQPINILDEGKISFGGLYEKLNFNTQSGGITNLDYQRQTASSYVELQATLGKFDFIAGTRAEDYDISGEAYNVTTKSNKQLIPFNQFRFFPNASVQYNFGKQVYFALNYNKKITLPSISALNPNNNTFANGNLWTTGNPELQPTIFDNYEAKLSAFDYAFIGYNVSVAKNQLIQMIIRQGDAVVHRQDNLPQFRIHNFNVGLPLPFMLFHKPLSEVMKMNFNPDKINFMYLYAGYQKHEISEVKTKGFWILNLMSQFILPKDIKLVANFGYLTPNGNYYYFVADKPFMNTLDLTLSKKFMHDRLSVSVFANDILNGQRMQVRSMAQTPNVVLFNKWDSRSFGLSINYKIPTKNRLAKETPNLLNKDKKEDTGLIQGL, encoded by the coding sequence ATGAAAAAACAATTAATTCTGTTGTCTTTGGTGAGTTCATTGTGTGTGATGGCACAAGAAAAAGGTGGCTCAAAAGAGAAAAGGATAGAAGAAGTTACCATCACCAAAACCAAAAAGGCGGTAGAACAAAAAGCAGATAGAACGATTTTTGACTTTTCGGAACAGCCTCAACTTAATTCAGGGACAGCTTTAGATGGGATAAAAAAACTGCCAGGGCTTGTGTCATCTGATGTGGCAGGTATGCTTTATCAAGGTAAGATGTTAGATGTATTTATGGACGGCAGACCGCTGAATATTTCCAGTAACGAACTGAATGCCTTTCTAGAAGGTATGCCAGCTAATTCTATAGACCGTATAGAGATTATCACACAACCAGGGGCAGAATTTCCTGCAACTTCTGGAGGAGCAATCCTTAATATTATCACTTCCAAAACGGCTAAAAATTACCTTACAGCTACTTATTCTGGCAATTACTCTTTTACCAATGAAGAAAAAGTACGCAGCCGAACTAATAACTCCGTTTTACTTAACGCTAAAAATAAATGGTTTGGTTGGCAGCTTAATGTGGGGCAAAATTACAGAGAATCTCTACTTAGAGGGAATACCGATAATATTACCTCTGTATTTACCGACCGATGGGGGCGTGGTTCTTTTATTAAAGCGGCAATGACTCTGGATATTGGTCAAGACAGATTATTGTTAAACTACGACCTTAACCATAATAACAATGATGCTAGAACAAATAGTAGTGGTATTATTTTAGGAGTGCCTTACGAAAGATTAGACGAAACCAATTCATTGGGAGATAGACACGAGTTTATCGCCACTTATCAGAAGAAATTCGATGATAAAAATAAAAAATTAGATTTTAAATTTTCATTCAATAAGAATGATAACAAATTCCAGCAGGAAAATCAAATATTTAACGGCGTTGGAAGAAGTGAATTGACATTAGACAATCTATCAGATGCCAGAATTTCTACTTTTAAGGTAGATTACTCTCAACCGATAAATATTTTAGATGAAGGTAAAATCAGTTTTGGTGGGTTATACGAGAAGCTGAATTTTAATACCCAATCTGGAGGTATTACTAATCTAGATTATCAAAGGCAAACCGCCTCGTCTTATGTAGAGTTACAAGCCACTTTAGGGAAATTTGATTTCATAGCAGGAACTCGTGCCGAAGATTACGATATTTCAGGAGAGGCTTACAATGTAACTACAAAGTCTAATAAACAACTAATCCCATTTAATCAGTTTAGGTTTTTCCCCAATGCAAGTGTGCAGTACAACTTTGGTAAGCAGGTTTATTTTGCTTTAAATTATAACAAAAAAATTACGCTACCTAGCATTTCTGCCCTTAACCCTAACAACAATACCTTTGCTAACGGAAACCTTTGGACGACGGGTAATCCCGAACTCCAACCGACGATTTTTGACAACTATGAGGCTAAACTTTCTGCGTTTGACTATGCCTTTATCGGCTATAATGTAAGCGTGGCTAAAAATCAGCTCATTCAGATGATTATTCGTCAGGGAGATGCGGTTGTTCATCGTCAGGATAATTTACCACAATTTAGAATCCACAACTTTAATGTAGGGCTTCCGTTGCCGTTTATGCTATTCCATAAACCGTTAAGCGAGGTAATGAAGATGAATTTTAACCCAGACAAAATCAACTTTATGTACCTCTATGCGGGCTACCAAAAACACGAAATTTCAGAAGTGAAAACCAAGGGATTTTGGATTTTGAACCTAATGTCGCAGTTTATACTTCCAAAAGATATCAAGCTAGTAGCTAATTTTGGATACCTTACACCGAACGGAAACTACTACTATTTTGTAGCCGATAAACCGTTTATGAACACGCTAGACCTTACACTTTCCAAGAAGTTTATGCACGACCGTTTGAGTGTTTCGGTATTTGCTAATGATATTTTAAACGGACAAAGAATGCAGGTGCGTTCTATGGCACAAACGCCCAATGTAGTACTCTTTAATAAGTGGGATAGCCGTAGCTTCGGACTTTCTATAAACTACAAAATCCCAACTAAAAACCGCCTAGCAAAAGAAACCCCTAACCTTTTGAATAAGGATAAAAAAGAAGATACAGGGCTTATCCAAGGTCTTTAA
- a CDS encoding GtrA family protein: MKQHLLKQKQILFFIIAGGLSAIVEIGSFKLFSIFIPQWLPMEVDLMGVHYPLSNILSTSSGIITNYFLSIWFVFQRGKHSKKREFAYFMGVSVFSTFLSLIFFQVFFWWVFESYLKIWFFTFSREILSKVSAIALVSILNYSVKKRVVFNG; this comes from the coding sequence ATGAAACAGCATCTACTGAAACAAAAACAAATTCTATTCTTTATTATAGCAGGTGGTTTGAGTGCTATAGTAGAGATAGGTTCTTTTAAATTGTTTAGTATCTTTATTCCTCAATGGCTTCCTATGGAGGTAGATTTGATGGGAGTACATTACCCGTTGAGTAATATTTTATCTACCAGTAGTGGTATTATTACCAACTATTTCTTGAGTATATGGTTTGTATTTCAGAGGGGAAAACATTCTAAAAAGAGAGAATTTGCTTACTTTATGGGGGTCTCTGTTTTTTCTACTTTTTTGAGTCTTATATTCTTCCAAGTTTTCTTTTGGTGGGTTTTTGAAAGTTATCTTAAAATATGGTTTTTCACTTTCAGCCGAGAAATACTCAGCAAAGTATCAGCTATCGCTCTAGTATCTATACTCAACTATAGTGTAAAAAAACGAGTGGTGTTCAACGGATAA
- a CDS encoding lysophospholipid acyltransferase family protein: MVVLVYLWRLWFVILNIVLVLALGPWVYLFSFRKGHYKICYFFIRLWALGVFYGMGFRYELIKKTSKNLNPKTQYIVIANHTSVIDVMLMVILLPNHPICFVGKKELVKIPIFGTIYKRVVVMVDRKDPKSRAEVYTKSAERMRGGQNMVIFPEGGVPDDTNIILDNFKNGAFSLAVEHDMPLAIFTFIGLKEMFPFNNSKGYPGKVKVFLNKIIDTPEAYNIDELKTKAHQLIKNTLEENTL, from the coding sequence ATGGTGGTATTGGTTTATCTATGGCGTTTATGGTTTGTGATACTAAACATTGTTCTAGTGTTAGCGCTAGGACCTTGGGTTTATCTTTTTTCATTTAGAAAGGGGCACTACAAAATTTGTTATTTTTTTATTAGGCTTTGGGCGTTAGGTGTATTCTATGGTATGGGCTTTAGATACGAGTTAATTAAGAAAACTTCAAAAAATCTTAATCCCAAAACACAATACATCGTAATTGCCAACCATACTTCTGTGATTGATGTTATGCTGATGGTTATTTTGTTACCTAATCATCCTATTTGTTTTGTAGGAAAAAAAGAGTTGGTAAAAATCCCCATCTTCGGAACTATTTACAAAAGAGTAGTTGTAATGGTGGATAGAAAAGATCCAAAAAGCAGAGCTGAAGTGTACACAAAATCTGCCGAAAGAATGAGAGGTGGACAAAATATGGTAATTTTCCCTGAAGGTGGTGTTCCTGATGATACAAACATTATTCTAGACAATTTTAAGAATGGAGCATTCTCTCTAGCGGTGGAACATGATATGCCGCTAGCTATATTTACTTTTATTGGATTAAAAGAAATGTTTCCTTTTAATAATTCTAAAGGTTACCCAGGTAAAGTGAAGGTATTTTTAAATAAGATTATTGACACTCCTGAAGCCTACAATATAGATGAACTTAAAACAAAGGCACATCAGCTTATCAAAAACACACTAGAAGAAAATACATTGTAA
- a CDS encoding MFS transporter, producing MEQNTAQTKWSQFISLIIVFFFWGFVAASNDILIPVFKKSFTLSQVQSQLVAWAFYAAYFIGSVIFFIISLFSDILQKFGYKKTLAFGLVISAIGAFLFVPAATNRSFGFFLTALFIVGLGFSVQQIVANPLAIKMGSPETGAHRLTLAGGINSLGTTIGPILLGLALFGTGGNGDTSLNLNDVKLPFIILGIAFILVAVFMLFSKIEDPAKDIASDEVDNTDKDSSFNIFNYPQLLLGMLAIFIYVGVEVSIISNLPALLHTAEFGKVLEHDIAPFVSLYWGSLMIGRWNGGINVFNTSSSTNLALKFIVPFVAFGIILGANHLSGKDISAFYIYPIWIFIFIVMSFLGGKNAGKTLMIFGVAGAVMMVLGLFYPDKEIAKYFFISGGLFCSIMWPSIFDLAIAGLGKNTGKASSFLVMMILGGGVIPLIQGWVCDHDLTSPNGILGMTYTHFSYIIPVICFSYLAFYGFITPKILKKKGVILSENSNSAH from the coding sequence ATGGAACAAAATACAGCACAAACCAAATGGTCTCAGTTTATATCCCTAATTATTGTATTCTTCTTTTGGGGGTTTGTAGCCGCAAGTAATGATATTCTTATTCCTGTTTTTAAAAAGAGTTTTACTCTTTCTCAGGTACAATCTCAACTAGTCGCGTGGGCATTCTATGCAGCGTATTTCATTGGTTCAGTTATATTTTTCATTATATCGTTGTTTAGTGATATTCTGCAAAAATTTGGTTACAAGAAGACCTTAGCCTTCGGATTAGTAATCTCTGCTATTGGTGCCTTTTTATTTGTACCAGCAGCCACTAATCGTAGTTTTGGGTTCTTTTTAACTGCTTTGTTTATTGTAGGATTAGGATTTTCTGTGCAGCAGATTGTAGCCAATCCTCTCGCTATTAAAATGGGAAGCCCCGAAACTGGAGCCCACAGGCTAACCTTAGCAGGAGGCATCAACTCTTTGGGAACTACCATTGGTCCTATTTTATTAGGATTAGCCCTTTTCGGCACGGGAGGTAATGGAGACACTAGTCTAAACCTCAACGATGTTAAATTACCGTTTATCATACTTGGTATTGCTTTTATACTAGTAGCAGTATTTATGCTATTTTCTAAAATAGAAGATCCTGCTAAAGACATTGCTTCAGATGAAGTAGATAATACAGATAAAGATTCCTCTTTCAATATATTTAATTATCCTCAACTATTGTTGGGGATGCTTGCCATTTTCATTTATGTAGGTGTTGAGGTTTCTATTATTAGTAATTTACCTGCTTTGCTACACACAGCAGAATTTGGTAAAGTTTTAGAGCATGATATTGCTCCTTTCGTATCGCTTTATTGGGGTAGCTTGATGATTGGAAGATGGAATGGAGGCATCAATGTTTTCAACACCTCATCTTCTACTAATTTAGCTTTAAAGTTTATTGTGCCATTCGTAGCATTCGGAATTATTTTAGGAGCTAACCATCTAAGTGGAAAGGATATTTCTGCATTTTACATCTACCCTATTTGGATTTTTATTTTTATCGTTATGAGTTTCCTAGGTGGTAAAAATGCAGGAAAAACACTAATGATTTTTGGTGTAGCAGGTGCAGTAATGATGGTTTTAGGTTTATTTTACCCAGATAAAGAAATCGCCAAATATTTCTTTATTTCAGGTGGTTTATTTTGCTCTATTATGTGGCCTTCTATTTTTGATTTAGCAATCGCAGGACTTGGTAAAAATACAGGTAAAGCCTCTTCGTTCTTGGTAATGATGATTCTAGGAGGAGGTGTTATCCCTCTAATACAAGGGTGGGTTTGCGACCACGACCTTACTTCTCCAAACGGAATTTTAGGAATGACTTATACGCACTTCTCATACATCATTCCTGTAATATGCTTCAGTTATTTAGCATTTTATGGTTTTATTACTCCTAAAATTCTTAAAAAGAAAGGCGTTATCTTATCTGAGAACTCTAATAGTGCACATTAG
- a CDS encoding DUF3810 domain-containing protein encodes MHISSLHKKKRFWAGVLFAQFVLFYILSKISLAVKFFNSLFELKKEVHQYLSSLFPFSIGDILYIVLFVDLIYNLVSIFKKKKQSLLKLLAGINIFYFTYQCFWGMTYFQPPIINLLPKEESSIIEAKTLAIKYLNLCKESRAQVTEDSNGIFKIKNLSIITSEILNQQKQLPLGLNSKQTTDISNFKPSIFSFIMNNDTGILGYYNPFSAEAQYNPNLPDTYLPFTLAHESAHQLGYAREQEANFIGYLIGINSDNIDLKYSTQYFTLKSLLNSLVDTEPQFVEKILSEYSDGMKRDRAYEKDFINKHTGLISDFFGLTNHLFLKSNQQEGRITYSYFIELLIKYERLSITN; translated from the coding sequence GTGCACATTAGTAGTTTACATAAAAAGAAAAGATTTTGGGCAGGCGTTTTGTTTGCCCAATTTGTTTTATTCTATATTCTATCCAAAATTTCTTTAGCCGTTAAATTCTTCAACTCTCTTTTTGAACTAAAAAAAGAAGTACATCAGTATCTTTCATCTTTGTTTCCGTTTTCTATTGGAGATATATTGTACATTGTTTTATTTGTAGATCTCATTTATAACTTAGTTTCAATATTTAAAAAGAAAAAACAATCATTACTAAAGCTATTAGCGGGAATTAATATATTCTATTTCACTTATCAATGTTTTTGGGGAATGACTTATTTTCAACCACCAATAATAAATCTTCTACCTAAAGAAGAATCTAGTATCATCGAGGCTAAAACTCTCGCTATTAAATACCTCAACTTATGCAAAGAAAGTAGAGCACAAGTCACCGAAGATTCTAACGGTATTTTTAAGATAAAAAATTTAAGTATTATAACCTCTGAAATTCTTAACCAACAGAAGCAACTTCCTTTAGGTTTAAACTCTAAACAAACAACTGACATCTCCAACTTCAAACCTAGTATTTTTTCCTTTATAATGAATAATGATACAGGCATTTTAGGATATTACAATCCTTTTTCTGCCGAAGCTCAATATAACCCTAATCTTCCTGACACTTATTTACCATTCACTCTAGCCCACGAAAGTGCCCACCAGCTAGGTTACGCAAGGGAGCAAGAAGCTAATTTTATAGGTTATCTCATAGGAATTAACAGTGATAATATTGACCTAAAATATAGCACTCAATATTTTACTCTCAAAAGTTTACTTAATTCATTAGTGGATACGGAACCTCAATTCGTTGAAAAAATCCTTAGTGAATATTCTGACGGAATGAAACGAGACCGAGCTTATGAGAAAGACTTTATAAATAAACATACAGGACTCATTTCTGATTTTTTTGGACTAACCAATCATCTATTTCTAAAGTCTAATCAGCAAGAAGGCAGAATTACTTACTCTTACTTTATTGAACTTTTAATCAAATACGAACGACTTTCTATCACTAATTAA
- a CDS encoding glycosyltransferase family 2 protein, with translation MDVGQGENPLISVIVPVYNAENYVEECLQSISNQTYRNIEIIVINDGSTDNSGVICDRYAMTDSRVRVIHKSNGGLSNTRNVGIENAKGIYFSFIDSDDIIHPQFLEILYNLIQKTKSSVSCCKYYMFSDYAEISGVFNATKLLKEETSFEVFTRDEFFATLYNKVYHVNNVITCNKLYSHSLFKELRFREKMVHEDEFLFNDLYGNRGLEFNVVYTHDEPLYFYRRVNNSITNTKMNLEKMLSLMQLYKEREVLFYYRGDSEMYVILQRRAIGIIKKMLQEDSARSLVQNLTINDYKQILTAPFLKVIERVKLVVLIFYKALLNK, from the coding sequence ATGGATGTAGGTCAAGGTGAGAATCCGTTAATTTCTGTAATTGTACCTGTTTACAATGCGGAAAATTATGTAGAGGAATGTTTACAATCCATCTCTAATCAAACTTATAGAAATATTGAAATTATAGTGATAAACGATGGCTCTACGGATAATAGTGGAGTTATTTGTGATAGATACGCTATGACGGATAGTAGAGTTAGGGTAATACATAAATCTAATGGAGGTCTGTCAAACACTCGCAATGTAGGGATAGAAAATGCTAAAGGGATTTATTTTTCGTTTATAGATAGTGATGATATTATACATCCGCAGTTTTTGGAAATACTTTATAATCTTATCCAAAAAACTAAATCTAGTGTTAGCTGTTGTAAATATTATATGTTTTCAGATTATGCAGAAATATCAGGAGTATTTAATGCTACTAAACTTCTAAAAGAAGAAACTTCTTTTGAAGTGTTTACGAGAGATGAATTCTTTGCTACACTTTATAACAAGGTATACCATGTCAATAATGTAATTACTTGCAATAAACTATATTCCCATAGTTTATTCAAAGAGTTGAGATTTAGAGAAAAAATGGTACATGAAGATGAGTTTTTGTTTAATGATTTATATGGAAACCGTGGTTTAGAGTTTAATGTTGTTTATACTCATGATGAGCCATTGTATTTTTATCGAAGGGTTAACAATAGTATAACCAATACGAAAATGAACTTAGAAAAGATGTTGTCACTGATGCAACTATATAAAGAGAGAGAAGTTTTATTCTATTATAGAGGAGATAGTGAAATGTATGTTATCTTGCAGCGAAGAGCTATTGGGATTATAAAAAAAATGTTACAAGAGGACAGTGCTAGAAGTCTTGTTCAAAATTTAACAATAAATGATTATAAACAAATTCTCACAGCACCATTTCTTAAAGTCATTGAAAGGGTAAAGTTAGTCGTATTGATTTTTTATAAAGCATTGCTAAATAAATGA
- a CDS encoding IS982-like element ISRa1 family transposase produces the protein MNNLEQIYERILEVLGLFSENQLISYQRRTPKMSDLEVISLNITAEYLSIDSELQLFRKLPNSLINKIERSVYNKRKRRLSLQTEQIRQRISMEFNEFEDIFIVDSMPMKVCENARSTRSKICKEQSYSSPTYGYCASQKLYFYGYKLHAVCSLNGVIKNFDISPASVHDIHYLKDIGEQMRNCTLIGDRGYLSAKVQIDLFNYANIKLDTPMRSNQKDYIPQFSLYKKKRKRIETFFSQLCDQFMIKRNNAKTFEGFKTRIISKITAATVIQYINKFIFQRKLNHLKISII, from the coding sequence ATGAACAACTTAGAGCAAATATATGAAAGAATTTTGGAAGTTTTAGGACTTTTTTCAGAAAATCAACTGATTAGTTATCAGAGAAGAACACCTAAAATGAGCGATTTAGAAGTCATAAGTCTTAATATTACTGCTGAATACTTGAGTATTGATAGCGAATTACAGTTATTTAGAAAATTGCCAAACTCTCTGATAAACAAAATTGAAAGAAGTGTTTACAATAAGCGAAAACGAAGACTATCCCTACAAACAGAGCAAATTAGACAGCGTATTTCGATGGAGTTCAATGAGTTTGAAGATATTTTTATCGTTGATAGCATGCCAATGAAAGTTTGTGAAAACGCTCGTTCTACTCGTTCAAAAATTTGTAAAGAGCAATCCTATTCTTCACCAACATATGGTTATTGTGCTTCACAGAAATTATATTTCTATGGCTATAAACTACACGCAGTATGTTCTTTAAATGGTGTGATTAAGAATTTTGATATAAGCCCTGCATCCGTTCACGACATCCACTATTTAAAAGATATTGGTGAGCAAATGCGAAACTGTACTTTAATTGGAGATAGAGGCTATTTATCAGCAAAAGTTCAAATAGATTTATTTAACTATGCTAATATTAAATTAGATACACCAATGAGAAGTAATCAGAAAGATTATATTCCTCAATTTTCATTGTACAAGAAAAAGCGAAAACGAATTGAGACATTTTTCTCTCAACTTTGCGACCAATTTATGATTAAAAGAAACAATGCTAAAACTTTTGAAGGCTTTAAAACAAGGATAATCAGTAAAATAACCGCCGCAACGGTTATTCAATATATCAATAAATTTATCTTCCAAAGAAAATTAAATCATCTAAAAATCAGTATTATTTAA
- a CDS encoding GNAT family N-acetyltransferase produces the protein MDSNNITKLQEICQSYINTFPKDERRDEAGFRALARKEFFPIREIIRGEDSVGYIIVWDLSLCLFVEHFEIYTSFRNQNLGSQVLNYLKNKFPLVILESEPDSLGELASRRLNFYQRNGFVILDKSYIQPAYSKDKIPVNMYLLGTNMSDDLCFVTEEIKSKVYNS, from the coding sequence GTGGATAGTAATAATATTACTAAATTACAGGAAATCTGTCAATCTTATATAAATACTTTTCCAAAAGACGAACGCAGAGATGAAGCGGGTTTTCGGGCTTTAGCTAGAAAAGAATTTTTTCCTATAAGAGAAATTATAAGGGGAGAAGATAGTGTAGGTTATATTATAGTGTGGGATTTATCTTTATGTTTGTTTGTAGAACATTTTGAGATATATACTTCTTTTAGAAATCAAAATTTAGGCTCTCAAGTATTGAATTATTTAAAAAATAAATTTCCATTGGTAATCTTGGAATCAGAGCCTGATAGCTTAGGAGAATTGGCTTCTAGAAGATTGAATTTTTACCAGCGTAACGGATTTGTAATTTTGGATAAAAGTTATATTCAACCAGCTTATTCAAAGGATAAAATACCTGTAAATATGTATTTGCTAGGAACAAATATGTCCGATGATTTGTGTTTCGTTACTGAAGAAATAAAGAGTAAGGTTTATAATAGTTAA
- a CDS encoding PspC family transcriptional regulator has translation MFENLRHRFEREWFGVLTRMGSRLGIPVSKLRVFFIYSTFATAGVFFLLYLGLAFLLWIKDIFIVRRPSVFDL, from the coding sequence ATGTTTGAAAATTTAAGACACAGATTTGAGCGTGAATGGTTTGGTGTACTTACCAGAATGGGTTCTAGACTAGGGATTCCTGTATCAAAATTAAGAGTCTTCTTTATTTATTCTACATTTGCAACGGCAGGAGTATTTTTCCTTCTTTATTTGGGGCTGGCATTTCTTCTTTGGATAAAAGATATTTTCATTGTGAGAAGACCTAGCGTATTTGATTTATGA